A window of Cohnella herbarum contains these coding sequences:
- a CDS encoding helix-turn-helix transcriptional regulator, whose translation MERGSMLYMIAPPMPFYVIGGVNKYNPGDEHPDRYAIGVFDMLLVMKGELRITEERRSWRVGPGQMLILRPDLHHYSAGPCEEETHHYWLHFMPAGEWWEIPDDQRPPEKDMLVQLQSARTKFPLHRVYSIAVPKYGMIPSPGKTFDALNHLIQSELEPPSLVLWKHQSILDELIRDLHRDQKSVNDTQAVRLAEQAEAFLKQNYKQPITNAMLGEALNFHPNYIARSMRNVLGFTPVEYLMQYRLEQAKLLLMKTELSIMKIAEEVGFQQTAYFSRCFSTKEGISPLQFRKKFKKNG comes from the coding sequence ATGGAGCGCGGATCGATGCTGTACATGATTGCTCCTCCTATGCCATTTTACGTGATAGGCGGAGTAAATAAGTATAATCCGGGAGACGAGCACCCCGATCGCTACGCGATCGGCGTTTTCGATATGCTGCTCGTGATGAAAGGCGAACTCCGGATCACAGAAGAGCGACGAAGCTGGCGAGTCGGCCCCGGACAAATGCTTATCCTCCGCCCGGATCTGCACCATTACTCCGCCGGGCCTTGCGAAGAGGAAACCCATCACTATTGGCTGCACTTCATGCCTGCCGGCGAATGGTGGGAAATTCCGGACGATCAGCGGCCCCCCGAAAAAGATATGCTAGTCCAGTTGCAGTCGGCTCGAACGAAGTTTCCCCTTCATCGGGTGTATAGCATTGCGGTGCCTAAATATGGCATGATCCCTTCTCCGGGAAAAACGTTCGATGCTCTTAATCACCTGATTCAATCTGAACTGGAGCCCCCATCCCTGGTATTGTGGAAGCATCAATCCATTTTAGACGAGTTGATCAGGGATTTGCACCGCGATCAGAAGTCCGTGAACGATACGCAGGCCGTCCGGCTGGCTGAACAAGCGGAAGCGTTTCTGAAGCAGAACTATAAGCAACCGATAACGAATGCCATGCTCGGCGAGGCACTGAACTTTCACCCCAATTACATTGCGCGCAGCATGCGGAATGTGCTCGGCTTCACCCCGGTCGAATACTTGATGCAATATCGCTTAGAACAGGCGAAGCTGCTGTTGATGAAGACGGAACTATCCATCATGAAAATCGCCGAAGAAGTCGGCTTTCAGCAAACCGCCTATTTTTCCCGTTGTTTCTCAACTAAAGAAGGGATTTCGCCCTTGCAATTTCGTAAAAAGTTTAAGAAGAATGGCTGA
- a CDS encoding ADP-ribosylglycohydrolase family protein: MERNQLASGAYGALLGLAMGDAIGFPAMYHRGLNAEWTRSLLWKFSAQADENRINKFALPFSLTQEEEAFNLCGTDDTEYAVVSALILSETAGIPDLRQLEQGWNRHVRDHADSIWSGISERASIDNALKGLTAPATGNDNPHHFDDGAVARAVPVGIRFHGRPDIASRVAGDMASITNAEDGVFAAQAMAASIAVAMNGASPKETVEAGLDYVPGDSWTGRKIRQAITIAENAGSAMEAIPLWNNLVVNHIYNFGNIAPETLAVSYGILLSADGDFNQCMQLAAMVPKQADSMPAMVGALVGAINGSSAVPSSWIALLDELKGICVPHTKGLSLRNIAERLLTGGEL, translated from the coding sequence ATGGAGCGTAATCAATTGGCCAGCGGCGCTTATGGCGCTTTGCTCGGATTGGCGATGGGGGACGCGATCGGTTTTCCGGCGATGTATCACAGGGGCCTTAACGCGGAATGGACGCGCAGTCTTCTGTGGAAATTCAGCGCGCAAGCGGACGAAAACAGAATCAATAAATTCGCTTTGCCCTTTTCATTGACACAGGAAGAAGAAGCGTTTAATTTGTGCGGAACCGACGATACCGAATACGCGGTCGTCTCGGCTTTGATTTTATCGGAAACGGCAGGTATACCGGATTTGCGGCAATTGGAGCAAGGCTGGAATCGGCATGTTCGAGATCACGCCGACTCCATCTGGAGCGGGATTAGCGAGCGGGCGTCCATCGACAACGCTTTGAAGGGGCTGACGGCTCCCGCTACGGGCAACGACAATCCGCATCACTTCGACGACGGTGCGGTCGCCAGAGCGGTCCCCGTCGGCATCCGGTTCCATGGCCGGCCGGATATCGCTTCGCGCGTTGCGGGAGATATGGCATCCATTACGAACGCGGAGGACGGGGTGTTCGCGGCCCAAGCGATGGCGGCAAGCATTGCCGTCGCGATGAACGGCGCATCGCCTAAAGAGACCGTTGAAGCGGGGCTCGATTATGTTCCCGGCGATTCGTGGACCGGCAGAAAAATCAGACAAGCCATTACGATAGCGGAAAACGCGGGCTCCGCCATGGAGGCGATTCCGCTTTGGAATAACCTGGTCGTCAATCATATATACAATTTCGGCAATATCGCGCCAGAGACGCTGGCGGTCAGCTACGGAATACTTCTTAGCGCTGACGGTGATTTCAATCAGTGCATGCAACTGGCCGCAATGGTTCCTAAACAGGCAGACAGCATGCCTGCCATGGTCGGCGCACTGGTTGGAGCCATAAACGGCAGCAGTGCCGTTCCATCTTCCTGGATTGCTTTGCTGGATGAATTGAAGGGTATTTGCGTGCCGCATACGAAAGGGTTGTCGCTGCGTAACATTGCAGAACGGCTGTTAACGGGAGGAGAACTGTAA
- a CDS encoding glycoside hydrolase family 36 protein, whose product MKDHTNRMTIEHEGMHISFAHTEKGWMQVTLNPAKELRERVPGIPFPNFELAIAGRQYGNNPALISGLTALPSEMKLVSHSADAEGLQLQYRHEQLRLKVQVDMRFIPGAAAIRQTTAVTNEGDSPVVLTHLSSMCMQGVATDGLLPWYDKRKIRVHYCRQTWNGEGQWRFGDLEELGLYPTSVHPSTSAVHFSSVGSWSTGKLLPLIVLEDLETGKAWYCQLETSANWHLEIGHRGSWSDDRGGLFIHADGADERFGGWSKQLLPGESYESIPAGFGCCDGDFADAIRELTTYRRYLTKGLYGDMPTAPVVYNDYMNALWGDPSKEKLTPLVDAAAAAGCEYFCIDAGWFSEIGLSWGSGLGDWQASRNRFGEGGLESFLAYIADKGMKPGLWLEMEVCGDDAALAAKPDDWFIRRYGIRVGGGLRSFLHFGHPDVQSYMHSVIDRLVGMGVRYFKNDYNLCIGPGDDTGCKAAAEGLRQAMADFYRFIDEVRVRHPQVMLENCGSGGMRADYEALTHFHLQSSSDQEDYRKYPSIIGGSLAAVLPEQLGIWAYPYPLLYTDLPNPECIKETSRLAAMTDGEQTIFNMVNGMCGNLYLSGHLHLADKTNRVLIAEAVELYKRERSFISQAYPFWPLGFTRISDRLNWAAVGLASLDHSRLLLSVWRLGDGDEYRTIPLVTLNGRSGIGELQAEIVQLYPCEGYEVDCHYSPKTEQLTVRMPKPYQARLFEIRFAVNTAVADTERLKRGNSCIISNT is encoded by the coding sequence ATGAAGGACCATACTAACAGGATGACGATCGAGCATGAAGGTATGCATATCAGCTTTGCTCATACGGAAAAAGGATGGATGCAGGTAACCTTAAACCCTGCCAAGGAGCTGCGGGAGCGGGTTCCCGGTATTCCTTTTCCGAATTTCGAGTTGGCTATCGCAGGCCGTCAGTACGGTAATAATCCGGCGCTGATCAGCGGACTAACCGCACTGCCATCTGAGATGAAACTGGTGTCCCATTCCGCCGACGCCGAAGGGCTACAGCTTCAGTACCGGCACGAACAGCTGCGGCTGAAGGTACAGGTCGACATGCGGTTTATTCCGGGGGCGGCCGCGATCCGCCAGACAACGGCCGTCACCAATGAAGGGGATTCGCCGGTCGTGCTGACCCATCTGTCCTCGATGTGCATGCAGGGCGTCGCCACGGACGGGCTTCTACCTTGGTATGACAAACGCAAAATCCGCGTTCATTACTGCCGTCAGACTTGGAATGGGGAAGGCCAATGGCGCTTCGGAGATCTGGAGGAGTTGGGCTTGTACCCGACGTCGGTCCACCCGAGCACTTCGGCCGTCCACTTCTCTTCCGTCGGCAGTTGGAGCACGGGCAAGCTGCTGCCATTGATCGTGCTGGAGGACTTGGAGACGGGCAAAGCATGGTATTGTCAACTGGAGACATCCGCGAACTGGCATCTCGAGATCGGCCACCGCGGCTCTTGGAGCGACGACCGCGGCGGCTTGTTCATTCATGCGGACGGAGCCGACGAGCGGTTCGGCGGTTGGAGCAAGCAACTGCTGCCGGGCGAAAGCTATGAATCGATTCCGGCGGGATTCGGCTGCTGCGACGGCGATTTCGCCGACGCGATCAGGGAACTGACGACGTATCGCCGCTACTTGACGAAGGGGCTGTACGGGGACATGCCTACCGCGCCCGTCGTCTACAACGACTATATGAACGCGCTGTGGGGAGATCCGTCGAAAGAGAAGCTGACACCGCTTGTCGATGCGGCCGCGGCTGCGGGATGCGAATATTTCTGCATCGACGCCGGGTGGTTTAGCGAGATCGGGCTGTCATGGGGCAGCGGTCTTGGCGATTGGCAGGCGAGCCGCAACCGGTTCGGTGAGGGAGGACTTGAGTCATTCCTTGCCTATATCGCGGACAAAGGCATGAAGCCCGGCCTGTGGCTGGAGATGGAAGTGTGCGGAGACGACGCGGCTCTAGCCGCGAAGCCGGACGACTGGTTCATCCGCCGTTACGGCATTCGCGTGGGCGGGGGGCTTCGATCTTTTCTCCATTTCGGTCATCCGGACGTACAATCTTACATGCATAGCGTAATCGACCGCCTCGTGGGAATGGGCGTCCGTTACTTCAAGAACGATTACAATCTGTGCATCGGGCCGGGCGACGACACCGGATGCAAAGCGGCCGCGGAGGGCTTGCGACAGGCGATGGCGGATTTCTACCGCTTCATCGACGAAGTGAGGGTGCGCCACCCGCAAGTGATGTTGGAAAATTGCGGCTCCGGCGGCATGAGGGCGGACTACGAAGCGCTGACTCATTTTCATCTGCAAAGTTCCAGCGACCAAGAGGATTACCGCAAATATCCGTCTATCATCGGAGGCAGTCTGGCGGCGGTTCTGCCGGAGCAGCTCGGCATTTGGGCTTATCCGTATCCGCTGCTCTATACGGACCTGCCGAATCCGGAATGCATTAAGGAAACGAGCCGACTGGCGGCGATGACCGATGGGGAGCAGACGATCTTTAATATGGTAAACGGCATGTGCGGCAATCTGTATCTGTCCGGCCACCTTCATCTTGCCGATAAGACGAACCGCGTGCTGATCGCGGAGGCAGTCGAACTGTACAAGCGGGAGCGCTCGTTCATCTCGCAAGCCTATCCCTTCTGGCCGCTCGGCTTTACGAGGATCAGCGACAGGCTGAATTGGGCTGCCGTCGGGCTGGCATCGCTCGATCATTCGCGGTTACTGCTGTCCGTCTGGAGACTCGGGGACGGCGACGAATACCGGACGATTCCTTTGGTCACCTTGAACGGTCGGAGTGGAATAGGCGAACTTCAGGCGGAGATCGTGCAGTTGTATCCTTGCGAAGGTTATGAGGTTGATTGCCATTACAGTCCGAAGACGGAACAGCTGACCGTTCGAATGCCCAAACCTTATCAGGCGCGTCTTTTCGAGATTCGCTTCGCTGTGAATACCGCGGTTGCCGATACGGAAAGGCTGAAGCGGGGGAACTCTTGTATTATTTCGAATACCTAA
- a CDS encoding ADP-ribosylglycohydrolase family protein → MNDIDFFDRVYGCLIGQAVGDALGAPTEGKSVSEIRDTYGWIEDFVSDDPAGTDDTEYAMLTAQILLKYGNGLSAENMMKEWNDTLVGQKGGFYGGGFSEMNGIGNLKKGLAFPHTGSDNHERWSDGAAMRIAPVGLYCLGDPAEAARLAKIEAQISHARDGVYCAQAIAASVAFAGVSAGSDWERVIRTGLDHIPQDSWTYRKIKSAVEIGLRHSNMEEAVVELHDSVSIFYYPWADVGPEATALAYGVFAAARGAYVPAVLGGVNVGRDSDTIAAMSGAMAGALHGAGVIPERWRRQINIIRGHCIHATAGIDIAALSKQLSERIAGSEKHGA, encoded by the coding sequence GTGAACGATATAGATTTTTTTGACCGGGTTTACGGCTGTCTGATCGGACAAGCGGTCGGAGATGCTCTCGGTGCGCCGACGGAGGGGAAATCCGTTTCGGAAATCCGCGACACGTACGGTTGGATCGAAGATTTCGTGTCCGACGATCCGGCAGGCACGGACGACACCGAATACGCGATGCTGACCGCGCAAATTTTATTGAAATACGGAAACGGATTATCCGCTGAAAACATGATGAAGGAATGGAACGATACGCTCGTTGGGCAAAAAGGCGGATTTTACGGCGGCGGATTCAGCGAGATGAACGGCATCGGAAATTTGAAAAAAGGACTCGCGTTTCCGCATACCGGCTCGGACAACCATGAAAGATGGAGCGACGGGGCGGCGATGCGGATCGCCCCTGTCGGGCTTTACTGCCTTGGCGATCCGGCGGAGGCAGCCAGACTCGCAAAAATCGAAGCGCAAATCAGCCATGCCAGAGACGGCGTTTATTGCGCGCAGGCGATCGCCGCAAGCGTCGCATTCGCGGGAGTGAGCGCGGGAAGCGACTGGGAACGGGTAATCCGGACTGGCTTGGATCATATCCCGCAAGACAGCTGGACTTATCGCAAAATTAAGAGTGCCGTTGAGATCGGCCTGCGTCATTCGAATATGGAAGAAGCCGTCGTCGAACTACACGACTCCGTCTCGATCTTTTATTATCCATGGGCGGACGTCGGCCCCGAAGCGACGGCGCTAGCTTACGGCGTTTTCGCGGCGGCGCGCGGCGCGTACGTGCCGGCCGTGCTTGGCGGCGTAAACGTCGGGCGGGATTCCGACACGATCGCGGCGATGTCGGGCGCGATGGCAGGGGCATTACACGGCGCAGGCGTTATTCCCGAGCGCTGGAGACGGCAAATCAACATCATTAGAGGACATTGCATTCACGCGACGGCCGGTATCGATATCGCAGCGTTGTCGAAGCAATTGTCCGAGCGGATTGCGGGGAGTGAAAAGCATGGAGCGTAA
- a CDS encoding carbohydrate ABC transporter permease, with the protein MTNRNRFWGSHLVPLVVLIVTLAPIFLLFLNAVKPSDEFTANPFGLPSRLTLENISTAWTMGEYGEAYWNSIIVGVCTVLIVCTAGGLCAYALAKLEFRGKSLIMLLLFLVLSVPMGLFLVPLFYAWIKLNLMDTLQGLILIYSAIYLPFNIFLLRTYLIGIPKEISESAKIDGCNELQIFGKIMLPIAKPVFLTVSLLTGLWTWNEFFFANAFIQNEDLKTVATKYLVFVGNYSADWSKISAAGVISILPFIVIYFLLQRNFIEGMAEGSIKG; encoded by the coding sequence ATGACAAACCGAAATAGGTTCTGGGGTTCGCATCTCGTTCCGCTTGTCGTGCTGATCGTCACGCTCGCCCCGATCTTTCTGTTGTTCTTGAACGCTGTGAAGCCTTCCGACGAATTTACCGCAAACCCGTTCGGTCTGCCATCCAGACTGACGCTCGAAAACATTTCAACCGCCTGGACGATGGGAGAATACGGGGAAGCTTACTGGAACAGCATTATCGTCGGCGTCTGTACTGTCCTTATCGTTTGCACCGCGGGAGGCTTGTGCGCATATGCGCTTGCCAAATTGGAATTTCGCGGAAAGTCGCTGATTATGCTGCTGCTTTTCCTCGTCTTATCCGTGCCTATGGGACTGTTCCTCGTTCCGTTGTTTTACGCATGGATTAAGTTGAACTTGATGGATACGCTGCAAGGATTAATCTTGATTTACTCGGCGATTTATTTGCCTTTCAACATTTTTCTGTTGCGGACATATCTGATCGGCATTCCGAAAGAAATTAGCGAAAGCGCGAAAATCGACGGCTGCAACGAGCTGCAAATTTTCGGGAAAATCATGCTTCCGATCGCCAAACCCGTGTTTTTGACAGTATCGCTGCTCACCGGGCTGTGGACGTGGAATGAGTTTTTTTTCGCCAACGCTTTTATCCAAAATGAGGATTTAAAGACGGTGGCCACCAAGTATTTGGTGTTCGTCGGTAATTACAGTGCGGACTGGAGCAAAATTTCCGCGGCCGGCGTCATTTCGATTTTGCCGTTCATCGTGATTTATTTTCTACTGCAGCGCAACTTTATCGAGGGCATGGCCGAAGGAAGCATTAAAGGCTAG
- a CDS encoding ABC transporter substrate-binding protein — MFKRKSLILLTLSSFLVLAACGGNAKENGKENGKAKDEVTELTWYLHAQYGREYFENDVIKPFQEKHPNIKIKATYTNDPEQQQKAELTAGAGPDILTSDGATTIREFAKVGYALPLDSYSKQYGWDKRFISWAYNPMTVDGKLIGVPGKYETEVVYYNKKLFADNGWETPKNYQELLSLSEAIAAKNIIPFAFGASDFRAANEWWFSLAYNATLGPDKVKQLLSGQIPWNGAESKQAIEKLVELWQKGYINNKQSQAITGDDATNLFLNGKAAMKMEGTWLLGTLTTKGADMDWGVFPMPSWSEGVETNLPLALGAAYGVNSKSKHPEEAALFLDYLVQPETAKKAIVGSGFQPINGIDLNSIEGIDKHYIEVADLMNDYSQRKATGYLSWTFWPPQTRVYTYDNIEAVFLKGLKLDAFLDNMEAAFQKDKEAGKLFEFAEK; from the coding sequence TTGTTCAAGAGAAAATCGCTGATATTACTAACTTTGAGCAGTTTTTTGGTATTGGCGGCTTGCGGGGGAAATGCGAAGGAAAACGGAAAGGAAAACGGAAAGGCAAAGGATGAAGTAACGGAGCTCACCTGGTATTTGCATGCGCAATATGGCAGGGAATACTTCGAGAACGACGTTATCAAGCCGTTTCAAGAAAAACATCCCAATATCAAAATCAAAGCGACTTACACGAACGATCCCGAACAGCAACAAAAAGCGGAGCTTACCGCAGGGGCTGGGCCGGATATTTTGACATCGGACGGCGCGACGACAATCAGGGAATTTGCTAAAGTCGGCTACGCATTGCCGCTCGACAGCTACAGCAAGCAGTACGGTTGGGATAAAAGGTTCATTTCCTGGGCATACAATCCGATGACGGTTGATGGCAAGCTGATCGGCGTGCCGGGGAAATACGAAACCGAAGTCGTATATTACAACAAGAAGCTGTTCGCCGACAACGGCTGGGAAACGCCTAAGAACTATCAAGAATTGCTCAGCCTTTCCGAAGCGATCGCGGCAAAAAACATTATCCCGTTTGCGTTCGGTGCAAGCGATTTCAGAGCGGCGAACGAATGGTGGTTCTCGCTAGCCTACAACGCGACGCTCGGACCGGACAAGGTCAAACAGCTGTTGTCCGGCCAGATCCCTTGGAACGGAGCCGAATCCAAGCAAGCCATAGAAAAGCTCGTTGAGTTGTGGCAAAAGGGATACATTAACAACAAGCAATCCCAGGCGATCACGGGCGACGATGCGACTAATCTGTTCTTGAACGGTAAAGCCGCGATGAAGATGGAAGGTACTTGGCTTCTCGGAACTTTAACGACCAAAGGCGCCGATATGGACTGGGGAGTGTTCCCGATGCCTTCCTGGAGCGAAGGAGTGGAAACGAACCTTCCGTTGGCTTTGGGAGCAGCCTACGGCGTCAACAGCAAGTCCAAGCATCCGGAGGAAGCCGCACTGTTCCTCGACTATCTCGTGCAGCCGGAAACGGCTAAGAAAGCGATTGTCGGTTCCGGCTTCCAGCCGATCAACGGAATCGATCTGAACAGCATAGAAGGCATTGACAAGCATTACATCGAAGTTGCGGATCTTATGAACGATTATAGTCAACGCAAAGCGACGGGATATCTCTCGTGGACGTTTTGGCCGCCGCAAACTCGAGTGTACACTTACGACAACATTGAAGCGGTTTTTCTTAAAGGGCTGAAGCTCGACGCCTTCTTGGACAACATGGAGGCAGCGTTCCAGAAAGATAAGGAAGCGGGCAAGCTGTTTGAATTTGCCGAAAAATGA
- a CDS encoding AraC family transcriptional regulator, whose product MKQYYELPAELIHVHEWTPSQQIEPFHWHSNLEIGYCISGKGWFYFGSKTYEVQAGDIFIVNNMEPHIAQSSAEDPSRYLFLYFDPSLVEDGEKELLAPFVYQPQKFQNKIPAGTDGTKEIGALMRSIQKELELRKAAYRSMARSDLLKICILLLRHYGNETSSKKFNQAFNLYLKLQPALAFVKQNFRENIELADVANHVNLSVSRTGHLFKDALGKGYKEFLQTLRINEAKKLLLKTEMPVTDICLQCGFQSLTPFYRSFKLMVGLSPHEYRNQKSILSLLDDEYE is encoded by the coding sequence GTGAAGCAATATTACGAATTGCCCGCTGAGCTGATCCATGTCCATGAATGGACGCCTAGCCAGCAAATCGAACCGTTTCATTGGCACTCCAATTTGGAGATCGGCTATTGCATTTCCGGAAAAGGCTGGTTTTATTTCGGGTCGAAGACGTACGAGGTGCAAGCCGGCGATATCTTTATCGTGAACAACATGGAGCCGCATATCGCGCAGTCGTCAGCTGAAGATCCGAGCCGCTATTTGTTTCTGTATTTCGATCCTTCGCTGGTAGAGGACGGAGAGAAAGAACTTCTGGCGCCTTTCGTTTACCAGCCGCAAAAATTTCAGAACAAAATTCCCGCAGGAACGGACGGCACGAAGGAAATCGGCGCATTAATGCGCTCCATCCAAAAAGAGCTTGAGCTGCGCAAAGCCGCATATCGCAGCATGGCGAGAAGCGACTTGCTCAAAATATGCATTCTGCTTCTTAGGCACTACGGTAACGAGACGTCCAGTAAGAAGTTCAACCAAGCATTTAATTTATATTTGAAACTGCAGCCTGCGCTGGCGTTCGTTAAGCAAAATTTTCGCGAAAATATTGAGTTGGCCGACGTCGCCAACCATGTCAATTTGAGCGTTTCCCGAACGGGGCACTTGTTCAAGGATGCGCTCGGCAAAGGATACAAGGAGTTTTTGCAGACGCTGCGCATTAACGAAGCGAAGAAGCTGCTGCTGAAGACGGAAATGCCGGTGACGGACATCTGCCTGCAGTGCGGTTTTCAGAGCCTGACGCCATTTTACAGGTCTTTCAAACTCATGGTAGGCCTGTCTCCCCATGAGTACAGGAACCAAAAATCCATCTTGTCTTTGCTGGACGACGAATACGAATGA
- a CDS encoding carbohydrate ABC transporter permease, which produces MHRNLTARLLPWLFVSPALLIILLVVATPSVGTMIMSLTDWDGFAKPNFIGLDNFERLLKDPVFYSALYNNLKWLVIFCTVPTAFSLLLAILISRITRFQLLYRVGFFLPQVCSTVVTAKIWTWIYNPYYGINPTLQSWGIPNPPLWIGDPNYALYSVAAVDGWRYWGFLMILFLTALHQTDRSLEEAAQIDGARRWKIYTSIIIPQLRPTIMLIVMLTMIWSFAAFDYVYVMTGGGPGHATELIATYMYKEALQNHEPGYASSIALALALFSGIIIAAFGILRKRGWEM; this is translated from the coding sequence ATGCACAGAAATTTGACCGCGCGTCTGCTGCCCTGGCTGTTCGTCTCGCCGGCGCTTCTCATTATTTTGCTGGTCGTGGCCACGCCCTCCGTCGGTACGATGATCATGTCCCTGACGGACTGGGATGGCTTTGCCAAGCCGAATTTTATCGGCCTGGACAATTTCGAACGCCTACTGAAGGATCCGGTGTTCTACTCGGCGTTGTACAACAACTTGAAATGGCTCGTTATTTTTTGCACCGTTCCAACGGCTTTCAGTTTGCTGCTCGCTATTCTCATCAGTCGGATCACCCGATTCCAGTTGCTCTACAGAGTCGGCTTCTTTTTGCCGCAAGTTTGTTCAACCGTCGTTACCGCGAAAATATGGACATGGATTTACAATCCTTATTACGGAATAAACCCCACCCTGCAATCGTGGGGCATACCGAATCCGCCGCTCTGGATAGGCGACCCGAATTACGCTTTGTACTCCGTTGCTGCCGTAGACGGGTGGCGGTATTGGGGGTTTCTGATGATCCTATTCCTGACGGCGCTGCACCAGACGGACAGAAGTCTGGAAGAAGCCGCCCAAATCGACGGCGCGCGCCGGTGGAAAATTTACACGAGCATTATTATTCCGCAACTTCGGCCGACGATTATGCTGATTGTCATGCTGACGATGATCTGGTCTTTTGCCGCGTTCGACTACGTTTACGTAATGACGGGCGGCGGTCCTGGTCATGCGACGGAGCTTATCGCCACTTATATGTACAAGGAAGCGCTGCAAAATCATGAGCCCGGTTATGCAAGCTCCATCGCATTGGCGCTAGCGCTGTTTAGCGGAATAATAATCGCCGCGTTCGGAATTTTACGGAAGAGAGGATGGGAAATGTGA